In Pseudoliparis swirei isolate HS2019 ecotype Mariana Trench chromosome 2, NWPU_hadal_v1, whole genome shotgun sequence, the following are encoded in one genomic region:
- the uchl3 gene encoding ubiquitin carboxyl-terminal hydrolase isozyme L3 isoform X1, protein MESPRWLPLESNPEVMTKFVNCLGMRPTWQFGDVYGLDQELLSMVPRPVCAVLLLFPMTDTYEAFKQEEEEKLKGERQEVSPDVYFIKQTIGNACGTIGLIHAVANNQDRLEFEPDSPLKKFIEQSSKMSSEEKAAFLEKDESIRVTHESSAQEGQTEAPSLDEKVNLHFISFVNVGGQLYELDGRKPFPIVHGKTSEDSFLEDAAKVCKAFMARDPQELRFTIIALSKD, encoded by the exons ATGGAAAGTCCACGCTGGTTGCCCCTGGAGTCAAATCCAGAA GTCATGACCAAG TTCGTCAACTGCTTGGGAATGAGACCAACCTGGCAATTTGGAGATGTCTACGGGTTGGATCAAGAGCTCCTCAGCATGGTGCCAAGACCAGTGTGTGCAGTGCTGCTTCTCTTCCCAATGACCGATACG TATGAGGCTTTCaagcaagaagaggaggagaaactgAAGGGCGAGCGGCAGGAGGTCTCCCCCGACGTCTACTTCATCAAGCAAACTATCGGGAACGCCTGTGGAACGATAGGATTAATTCATGCAGTGGCGAACAACCAGGACCGCCTGGAGTTCG AGCCCGATTCCCCCCTGAAGAAGTTCATTGAACAAAGCTCCAAAATGAGCTCTGAGGAAAAGGCAGCCTTCCTAGAAAAAGACGAG AGTATACGCGTTACACATGAATCCAGTGCACAGGAGGGACAAACGGAG GCTCCGAGTTTAGACGAGAAAGTGAACCTGCATTTTATATCTTTTGTGAATGTTGGAGGACAGTTGTATGAACTGG ATGGCCGGAAGCCTTTCCCCATCGTCCATGGAAAAACCTCAGAAGATAGCTTCCTGGAG GACGCCGCAAAGGTTTGTAAGGCCTTCATGGCCCGCGACCCTCAGGAGCTGCGCTTCACCATCATCGCCCTCTCCAAAGATTGA
- the uchl3 gene encoding ubiquitin carboxyl-terminal hydrolase isozyme L3 isoform X3 → MRPTWQFGDVYGLDQELLSMVPRPVCAVLLLFPMTDTYEAFKQEEEEKLKGERQEVSPDVYFIKQTIGNACGTIGLIHAVANNQDRLEFEPDSPLKKFIEQSSKMSSEEKAAFLEKDEAPSLDEKVNLHFISFVNVGGQLYELDGRKPFPIVHGKTSEDSFLEDAAKVCKAFMARDPQELRFTIIALSKD, encoded by the exons ATGAGACCAACCTGGCAATTTGGAGATGTCTACGGGTTGGATCAAGAGCTCCTCAGCATGGTGCCAAGACCAGTGTGTGCAGTGCTGCTTCTCTTCCCAATGACCGATACG TATGAGGCTTTCaagcaagaagaggaggagaaactgAAGGGCGAGCGGCAGGAGGTCTCCCCCGACGTCTACTTCATCAAGCAAACTATCGGGAACGCCTGTGGAACGATAGGATTAATTCATGCAGTGGCGAACAACCAGGACCGCCTGGAGTTCG AGCCCGATTCCCCCCTGAAGAAGTTCATTGAACAAAGCTCCAAAATGAGCTCTGAGGAAAAGGCAGCCTTCCTAGAAAAAGACGAG GCTCCGAGTTTAGACGAGAAAGTGAACCTGCATTTTATATCTTTTGTGAATGTTGGAGGACAGTTGTATGAACTGG ATGGCCGGAAGCCTTTCCCCATCGTCCATGGAAAAACCTCAGAAGATAGCTTCCTGGAG GACGCCGCAAAGGTTTGTAAGGCCTTCATGGCCCGCGACCCTCAGGAGCTGCGCTTCACCATCATCGCCCTCTCCAAAGATTGA
- the uchl3 gene encoding ubiquitin carboxyl-terminal hydrolase isozyme L3 isoform X2, giving the protein MRPTWQFGDVYGLDQELLSMVPRPVCAVLLLFPMTDTYEAFKQEEEEKLKGERQEVSPDVYFIKQTIGNACGTIGLIHAVANNQDRLEFEPDSPLKKFIEQSSKMSSEEKAAFLEKDESIRVTHESSAQEGQTEAPSLDEKVNLHFISFVNVGGQLYELDGRKPFPIVHGKTSEDSFLEDAAKVCKAFMARDPQELRFTIIALSKD; this is encoded by the exons ATGAGACCAACCTGGCAATTTGGAGATGTCTACGGGTTGGATCAAGAGCTCCTCAGCATGGTGCCAAGACCAGTGTGTGCAGTGCTGCTTCTCTTCCCAATGACCGATACG TATGAGGCTTTCaagcaagaagaggaggagaaactgAAGGGCGAGCGGCAGGAGGTCTCCCCCGACGTCTACTTCATCAAGCAAACTATCGGGAACGCCTGTGGAACGATAGGATTAATTCATGCAGTGGCGAACAACCAGGACCGCCTGGAGTTCG AGCCCGATTCCCCCCTGAAGAAGTTCATTGAACAAAGCTCCAAAATGAGCTCTGAGGAAAAGGCAGCCTTCCTAGAAAAAGACGAG AGTATACGCGTTACACATGAATCCAGTGCACAGGAGGGACAAACGGAG GCTCCGAGTTTAGACGAGAAAGTGAACCTGCATTTTATATCTTTTGTGAATGTTGGAGGACAGTTGTATGAACTGG ATGGCCGGAAGCCTTTCCCCATCGTCCATGGAAAAACCTCAGAAGATAGCTTCCTGGAG GACGCCGCAAAGGTTTGTAAGGCCTTCATGGCCCGCGACCCTCAGGAGCTGCGCTTCACCATCATCGCCCTCTCCAAAGATTGA
- the uchl3 gene encoding ubiquitin carboxyl-terminal hydrolase isozyme L3 isoform X4: MRFQINVQRYLSSNPRVQYEAFKQEEEEKLKGERQEVSPDVYFIKQTIGNACGTIGLIHAVANNQDRLEFEPDSPLKKFIEQSSKMSSEEKAAFLEKDESIRVTHESSAQEGQTEAPSLDEKVNLHFISFVNVGGQLYELDGRKPFPIVHGKTSEDSFLEDAAKVCKAFMARDPQELRFTIIALSKD, encoded by the exons ATGCGATTCCAAATCAATGTTCAGCGATATCTCTCCTCTAATCCTCGTGTCCAGTATGAGGCTTTCaagcaagaagaggaggagaaactgAAGGGCGAGCGGCAGGAGGTCTCCCCCGACGTCTACTTCATCAAGCAAACTATCGGGAACGCCTGTGGAACGATAGGATTAATTCATGCAGTGGCGAACAACCAGGACCGCCTGGAGTTCG AGCCCGATTCCCCCCTGAAGAAGTTCATTGAACAAAGCTCCAAAATGAGCTCTGAGGAAAAGGCAGCCTTCCTAGAAAAAGACGAG AGTATACGCGTTACACATGAATCCAGTGCACAGGAGGGACAAACGGAG GCTCCGAGTTTAGACGAGAAAGTGAACCTGCATTTTATATCTTTTGTGAATGTTGGAGGACAGTTGTATGAACTGG ATGGCCGGAAGCCTTTCCCCATCGTCCATGGAAAAACCTCAGAAGATAGCTTCCTGGAG GACGCCGCAAAGGTTTGTAAGGCCTTCATGGCCCGCGACCCTCAGGAGCTGCGCTTCACCATCATCGCCCTCTCCAAAGATTGA